One Stenotrophomonas maltophilia DNA window includes the following coding sequences:
- a CDS encoding AAA family ATPase — protein MPYAAAQPLHPQGPPMNLVLYGMDRELLPRLAAKLPPTTTLHWQDSSTPTSALDLQRGPQSLVLLDFRPEHAAASSVLAQQLQQTEPDLMLVAVGATSAGQVEGVVMALRVGLRDVLDLDSDNSGIEAALRRALSPRPAAAAQHAHKARLIVLLGVRAGVGTSTLAAHLSVLAQQTRALAQGEALQQDGLLMELAQPSGDLALYLNLDSRFHYEDALRNASRIDATLARTAMARHDSGLVLLDRASGSDAVPPSDPGALLQRLRGVFASVLCDAGGCPLRQLPPLLLDQADEIWLVTDASIATLVSLDQALKHLAGQREREKRLQLVINRHDDSSGMSPEQIARRFEVPLLATLPERPRVRLAASQGHLLLQDAPRDPYLRALAPLVPRLDPAAVPVQAQGLRERLSLALGGSQWKTR, from the coding sequence ATGCCCTACGCCGCCGCCCAGCCGCTGCATCCGCAAGGACCACCGATGAATCTGGTCCTGTACGGAATGGATCGCGAACTGCTGCCGCGGCTGGCGGCCAAGCTGCCGCCGACCACCACCCTGCACTGGCAGGACAGCAGCACACCGACCTCCGCCCTGGATCTGCAACGCGGGCCACAGAGCCTGGTCCTGCTCGACTTCCGTCCCGAACATGCCGCCGCCTCCAGCGTGCTTGCACAGCAACTGCAGCAGACCGAGCCGGACCTGATGCTGGTTGCGGTCGGCGCCACCAGCGCCGGCCAGGTGGAAGGCGTGGTGATGGCCCTGCGCGTGGGACTGCGTGATGTCCTGGATCTGGACAGCGACAATTCCGGCATCGAAGCAGCGCTGCGCCGGGCGCTGTCGCCACGGCCAGCCGCCGCCGCACAGCATGCGCACAAGGCACGATTGATCGTACTGCTGGGCGTACGTGCCGGCGTCGGCACCAGTACCCTGGCCGCACACCTGTCGGTGCTGGCGCAACAGACGCGCGCACTCGCCCAGGGCGAAGCGCTGCAGCAGGACGGCCTGCTGATGGAGCTGGCACAGCCTTCCGGTGATCTGGCGCTGTACCTCAACCTGGACAGCCGCTTCCACTACGAGGACGCGCTGCGCAATGCCAGCCGCATCGATGCCACCCTCGCCCGCACCGCGATGGCACGTCACGATTCCGGGCTGGTGCTTCTGGACCGCGCCAGCGGCAGCGATGCGGTGCCACCGTCCGATCCCGGCGCATTGCTGCAGCGCCTGCGCGGCGTGTTTGCCAGCGTGCTGTGCGATGCCGGTGGCTGTCCGTTGCGGCAGCTGCCACCACTGCTGCTGGACCAGGCCGACGAAATCTGGCTGGTCACCGACGCGTCGATCGCCACCCTGGTGTCGCTCGACCAGGCCCTGAAGCACCTGGCCGGGCAGCGCGAGCGCGAGAAGCGCCTGCAGCTGGTGATCAACCGTCACGACGACAGCAGCGGCATGAGTCCGGAGCAGATCGCGCGCCGCTTCGAAGTGCCGCTGCTGGCCACGCTGCCCGAACGTCCGCGTGTGCGCCTTGCCGCCAGCCAGGGTCACCTGCTGTTGCAGGATGCACCGCGCGACCCCTACCTGCGTGCCCTCGCCCCGCTCGTTCCGCGTCTGGATCCGGCTGCAGTCCCGGTCCAGGCACAGGGACTGCGGGAAAGACTCTCCCTTGCCCTGGGTGGATCGCAATGGAAGACAAGGTAA
- a CDS encoding DUF3613 domain-containing protein, whose protein sequence is MTATHLTRRLLPVLACLLIAGAAQAQQQPLTGQMLGGSSPAPASQPLQSEALTTVDLSAPAPPAPAAIAATDAATPMVRPVRSQIGDTARGLFRLQASGQQAGQRLPILGDQATLSYARYIKSFEHEIPDFFETDVAKSKGTSSSGR, encoded by the coding sequence ATGACCGCGACGCACCTGACCCGACGCCTGTTGCCTGTGCTGGCCTGCCTGTTGATTGCAGGCGCCGCGCAGGCGCAGCAACAGCCGCTGACCGGGCAGATGCTCGGCGGCAGCAGCCCTGCACCGGCCTCGCAACCGCTGCAGTCCGAGGCACTGACGACCGTGGATCTGTCCGCGCCCGCACCTCCGGCACCGGCGGCGATCGCCGCCACTGATGCCGCCACACCGATGGTCCGCCCTGTACGCAGCCAGATCGGCGATACCGCCCGCGGCCTGTTCCGCCTGCAGGCATCGGGCCAGCAGGCCGGGCAACGCCTGCCGATCCTTGGCGACCAGGCCACGTTGAGCTATGCCCGCTACATCAAGAGTTTCGAACACGAGATCCCGGACTTCTTTGAAACCGATGTCGCCAAGTCCAAGGGAACATCCTCATCCGGACGCTGA
- a CDS encoding DUF2968 domain-containing protein, which translates to MRETSGGAVFARHARGAALLAVAMMLVAPAAMAARGDREAAAEPAARTAPVVRNTVDELKQLMDARQLTELRTTYNGNYGASLLFNANTLTYYVALFQEKNFWRVIKTDAVDNAERVYRTFAQQSEQLAQVYIDTTRLEAGKRYTERLVAYNEERLRTLQQEMEQQQAQSAQVSAALQQAQQQAVSLSSDVQSTNSQLDSLQRRIQILQAEQGNPELSLPKPDSVPSPAPAAASDGR; encoded by the coding sequence ATGCGAGAAACTTCAGGGGGCGCGGTCTTCGCCCGGCACGCGCGCGGCGCGGCACTGCTGGCCGTGGCCATGATGCTGGTGGCACCGGCGGCGATGGCTGCCCGTGGCGACCGCGAAGCAGCCGCAGAGCCGGCCGCACGTACCGCACCGGTAGTGCGCAATACCGTTGATGAGCTCAAGCAGCTGATGGATGCCCGCCAGCTGACGGAGCTGCGGACCACCTACAACGGCAACTACGGCGCCAGCCTGCTGTTCAATGCCAACACCCTGACCTACTACGTCGCCCTGTTCCAGGAGAAGAACTTCTGGCGGGTGATCAAGACCGACGCCGTCGACAACGCCGAGCGTGTCTACCGCACTTTCGCGCAGCAGTCCGAGCAGTTGGCCCAGGTCTACATCGACACCACCCGCCTGGAAGCCGGCAAGCGCTATACCGAGCGCCTGGTGGCCTACAACGAGGAACGCCTGCGCACCCTGCAGCAGGAAATGGAACAGCAGCAGGCACAGTCGGCCCAGGTCAGCGCTGCCCTGCAGCAGGCCCAGCAGCAGGCGGTCAGCCTGAGCAGCGACGTGCAGAGCACCAACAGCCAGCTGGATTCCCTGCAGCGTCGCATCCAGATCCTGCAGGCCGAACAGGGCAACCCGGAGCTGAGCCTGCCCAAGCCGGACAGCGTGCCCTCGCCGGCACCGGCGGCTGCCAGCGACGGTCGCTGA
- a CDS encoding TadG family pilus assembly protein, with the protein MKRPRQFSFSRPRGGMSVTMMLVMLALLAMLGLIEIGYLFWAKRDAQKVADLAALAGAQRLELCTSDNSDNSAARQSALTQNRFAGSLQIRCGNWSATRATANRFITTVDAANPRNAVRVVAERSVLPFFGQNTSLPTVSVQAVARRSEPTAVFAVGSQLLRTNGNSVLLSTLRMIGLDVTSATVLSYDGLAQANITPSGLLKALNIPVTANLSVADFNRLLSVNKISLAQLVDATATVVGRDTTVGVQLRALSDLVATQLDINKLNIVLGSQSGGGGLFAEVVSPDGTVGSALETKVNVLNLISTAISIANDGNGVAVKGLDLLGIHIEAGVVEPPSIAIGGVGTRAYNAQVRLLVDVDSNNLFALGPLLNLLGTRLHLPLHVDVANAMGTLTGIQCGASPPKATIQVDSSVLRACVGNVDPAQRFSKSNVCDATLKNEQLLKLLGQPLINDKITLPALTSSQNLTLAAGETASTRINPLAVGNAVSDLVNELLRVLSNMVSTPQGDTDGRQTALALANQYLVAAHPGGGRYDVKNVIPLLRNGDPSQNLNPVGDWLMHNGVPVPSGLGTKWTDGSVWDSYRATVTGEGFGLLDKLLSIVVGGLLVNRCDSILGNLLLDYNKCVRENLASYLQTKAGGLGDPSSGGGVTTPGNGVSCSGLLCTLLNPILAALKPVLNSVGTLLTNLLASVLGLELGRTDVNVQSIQCSAAQLVY; encoded by the coding sequence ATGAAACGCCCACGCCAGTTCAGTTTCAGCCGCCCGCGCGGTGGCATGTCGGTCACCATGATGCTGGTCATGCTGGCATTGCTGGCGATGCTGGGCCTGATCGAGATCGGCTACCTGTTCTGGGCCAAGCGTGACGCGCAGAAAGTCGCCGACCTGGCCGCGCTGGCCGGTGCGCAACGACTGGAGCTGTGTACCTCGGACAACAGCGACAACAGTGCCGCGCGGCAGAGCGCGCTCACCCAGAACAGGTTTGCGGGGAGCCTGCAGATCCGTTGCGGCAACTGGAGCGCCACACGCGCCACTGCGAACCGCTTCATCACCACTGTCGATGCTGCCAACCCGCGCAATGCAGTGCGGGTTGTCGCCGAACGCAGTGTGCTTCCCTTCTTCGGCCAGAACACCAGCCTGCCGACCGTCAGCGTACAAGCCGTTGCCCGCCGCTCGGAGCCCACAGCGGTGTTCGCGGTGGGCTCGCAGCTGCTGCGCACCAACGGCAACTCGGTGCTGTTGTCGACACTGCGCATGATCGGCCTGGATGTCACCAGCGCGACCGTGCTCTCCTACGACGGCCTGGCCCAGGCCAACATCACCCCATCGGGCCTGCTCAAGGCGCTCAACATCCCGGTCACCGCCAATCTCAGCGTGGCCGACTTCAATCGCCTGCTGTCGGTCAACAAGATCTCGCTGGCGCAGCTGGTCGATGCCACCGCCACCGTGGTTGGTCGCGATACCACCGTCGGCGTGCAGCTGCGCGCCCTGTCCGACCTGGTCGCCACCCAGTTGGACATCAACAAGCTCAACATCGTGCTGGGCAGCCAGTCCGGTGGCGGCGGCCTGTTCGCCGAGGTCGTTTCGCCGGATGGCACGGTCGGCAGCGCACTGGAAACCAAGGTCAACGTCCTCAACCTGATCAGCACCGCCATTTCCATCGCCAATGACGGCAACGGCGTGGCGGTCAAGGGATTGGACCTGCTGGGCATCCATATCGAAGCAGGCGTGGTCGAACCGCCGTCCATCGCCATCGGCGGCGTCGGCACGCGTGCGTACAACGCGCAGGTGCGCCTGCTGGTGGACGTGGACAGCAATAATCTGTTCGCACTTGGGCCGCTGCTGAACCTGCTTGGCACACGCCTTCACCTGCCGTTGCATGTCGATGTCGCCAACGCGATGGGCACGCTGACCGGCATCCAGTGCGGCGCCAGTCCACCCAAGGCCACCATCCAGGTCGATTCGTCGGTGCTGCGCGCCTGTGTCGGCAATGTCGACCCGGCGCAACGCTTCTCCAAGAGCAATGTCTGCGACGCCACCCTGAAGAACGAACAGCTGCTGAAGCTGCTCGGACAACCCTTGATCAATGACAAGATCACTCTGCCCGCCCTGACCAGCTCGCAGAACCTGACCCTGGCTGCCGGCGAGACTGCCTCGACCCGGATCAACCCGCTTGCGGTGGGCAACGCGGTGTCGGATCTGGTCAATGAACTGCTGCGCGTGCTGTCGAACATGGTGTCGACCCCACAAGGTGACACCGACGGCAGGCAAACGGCATTGGCATTGGCCAATCAGTACCTGGTTGCAGCCCACCCCGGGGGCGGGCGCTATGACGTGAAGAATGTCATCCCCCTTCTCCGCAACGGTGATCCCAGCCAGAATCTGAATCCCGTGGGCGACTGGCTGATGCACAACGGTGTTCCGGTTCCGAGTGGTCTGGGAACAAAGTGGACCGACGGTTCGGTTTGGGACAGTTATCGTGCGACCGTAACGGGAGAGGGTTTCGGTTTGCTCGACAAACTGCTGAGCATTGTGGTGGGTGGCCTGCTCGTCAATCGATGCGACAGTATTCTCGGCAACCTGCTTCTGGACTACAACAAATGCGTCCGGGAGAACCTTGCGTCATACCTGCAGACCAAGGCCGGAGGTCTGGGCGACCCCAGCTCCGGAGGGGGCGTCACCACTCCTGGCAACGGCGTCTCCTGCAGTGGCCTGCTCTGTACCCTGTTGAATCCTATCCTCGCTGCGCTGAAGCCCGTCCTCAACAGCGTCGGCACCCTGCTGACCAACCTGCTGGCCAGCGTGCTGGGCCTGGAACTGGGCCGCACCGACGTCAATGTGCAGTCGATCCAGTGCAGCGCGGCACAGCTGGTCTACTGA
- a CDS encoding CpaF family protein translates to MEDKVTPFPHAATRPVLPDSPPGHVPFAQTEQYQKVLSAAHEHLLNSIEDERIDIDSWAPDTIARWVQVQTVGFIQEWRIPINEEEMQVVAEGLVKELTGFGPLDDLLHDPSIEDILINGFKDVHVSQGGQLKRATQRFTDDTHLLRILRRILAPLGRRLDDSNPMVDARLPNGGRLNAIISPLAVDGPMVSIRKFRKDPFTPDELLAKGTFDAPMQALLKAMVLGRCNILVSGGTSSGKTSLLNALASYVPPNERVITVEDTAELSLNHPHVVRLESRIGGAEGQGAVSIRDLVRNSLRMRPDRIVVGEVRGAEVLEMLQAMNTGHDGSMATIHANSPRDCLYRIEMLAGFAGFQGSEDSLRRQIASAIDFIVQISRLGGGRRVLVSITEITGVSDNLITTQEMFRHELQIDGNGKETDRWIGLGFHPHSHKLEPFRQQLRESLYGDF, encoded by the coding sequence ATGGAAGACAAGGTAACCCCGTTCCCGCATGCCGCCACCCGCCCGGTGCTGCCCGACAGCCCGCCGGGGCACGTGCCGTTCGCGCAGACCGAGCAGTACCAGAAGGTGCTGTCGGCGGCGCATGAGCACCTGCTCAACAGCATCGAGGACGAGCGCATCGACATCGACTCCTGGGCCCCGGACACCATCGCCCGGTGGGTGCAGGTGCAGACCGTGGGCTTCATCCAGGAATGGCGAATCCCGATCAACGAGGAAGAGATGCAGGTGGTTGCCGAAGGTCTGGTCAAGGAACTGACCGGATTCGGCCCGCTCGACGATCTGCTGCACGATCCGTCCATCGAAGACATCCTGATCAACGGCTTCAAGGACGTGCATGTCTCGCAGGGCGGCCAGCTCAAGCGCGCCACCCAACGCTTCACCGACGATACCCACCTGCTGCGCATCCTGCGCCGCATCCTGGCCCCGCTCGGGCGTCGCCTGGATGACTCCAATCCGATGGTCGACGCGCGTCTGCCCAACGGCGGTCGCCTCAACGCGATCATCTCGCCGCTGGCGGTGGACGGACCGATGGTGTCCATCCGCAAGTTCCGCAAGGATCCGTTCACGCCCGACGAGCTGCTGGCCAAGGGCACCTTCGATGCGCCGATGCAGGCACTGCTGAAGGCGATGGTGCTGGGCCGCTGCAACATCCTGGTCTCCGGTGGTACCAGCTCCGGCAAAACCTCCCTGCTAAACGCACTGGCCAGTTACGTGCCCCCGAATGAGCGCGTGATCACCGTCGAGGACACCGCCGAACTGTCGCTCAACCATCCGCACGTGGTGCGCCTGGAGAGCCGCATCGGCGGCGCCGAAGGCCAGGGTGCGGTCAGCATCCGTGACCTGGTCCGCAACAGCCTGCGCATGCGCCCGGACCGCATCGTGGTCGGCGAGGTACGTGGCGCCGAGGTGCTGGAGATGCTGCAGGCGATGAACACCGGCCATGACGGATCGATGGCCACCATCCATGCCAACTCGCCGCGTGACTGCCTGTACCGCATCGAGATGCTGGCCGGCTTCGCCGGCTTCCAGGGCAGCGAGGACAGCCTGCGCCGGCAGATCGCCAGTGCCATCGATTTCATCGTGCAGATCTCTCGACTGGGCGGCGGCCGTCGTGTACTGGTCTCTATCACCGAGATCACTGGCGTCAGTGACAACCTGATCACCACCCAGGAAATGTTCCGCCACGAGCTGCAGATCGACGGCAACGGCAAAGAGACCGATCGCTGGATCGGGCTGGGCTTCCATCCGCACTCGCACAAGCTGGAGCCGTTCCGCCAGCAGCTGCGCGAGTCGCTGTACGGAGACTTCTGA
- a CDS encoding Flp pilus assembly protein TadD, whose product MPALRTSCLLLALAAVASGCASSTPKYLRAPSLAAPEPAPQDSRNAYLELIARMQLQGAWYASLAHVDAFRQRYGDPPALRLLQADALRETGQADAAIALYRDLSSGPQAAAAAHGLGLIAARRDDDAGSEQALARATQLQPLNTDYLGDLGYARLRAGQFDQAREPLAKALELSPGNAKATANLALWAVLRGDTATAERLAQQASLNEDTLRSIQQQATQIRTRLQRRQAAAAAVAPAPARTVAAPTASAARLAVEPRLQTRDERDPQRLPPSMLERFSASDHPNGYTP is encoded by the coding sequence ATGCCTGCCCTGCGCACCTCCTGCCTGCTGCTTGCCCTCGCCGCCGTCGCCAGCGGCTGTGCGTCGTCCACGCCGAAGTACCTGCGGGCGCCCAGCCTGGCCGCACCCGAACCGGCACCGCAGGACAGCCGCAATGCCTACCTGGAGCTGATCGCGCGCATGCAGCTGCAGGGTGCCTGGTATGCCTCGCTGGCCCATGTGGATGCATTCCGCCAGCGCTACGGCGACCCACCGGCGCTACGACTGCTGCAGGCCGACGCACTACGCGAGACCGGGCAGGCCGATGCGGCCATCGCCCTGTACCGCGATCTTTCCAGCGGCCCGCAGGCGGCAGCCGCCGCGCACGGCCTGGGCCTGATCGCCGCACGTCGTGATGACGATGCAGGCAGTGAACAGGCACTGGCGCGAGCCACGCAGCTGCAACCCTTGAATACCGATTATCTGGGCGACCTCGGCTACGCACGCCTGCGTGCCGGACAGTTCGATCAGGCACGTGAGCCGCTGGCCAAGGCCCTGGAGCTGTCCCCGGGCAACGCCAAGGCCACTGCCAACCTCGCCCTGTGGGCCGTGTTGCGCGGCGACACCGCCACCGCCGAGCGCCTCGCCCAACAGGCCAGCCTCAACGAGGACACCCTGCGCAGCATCCAGCAGCAGGCCACACAGATCCGCACCCGCCTGCAGCGACGACAGGCAGCTGCAGCAGCGGTCGCCCCCGCGCCTGCCCGCACCGTCGCTGCCCCCACGGCCAGCGCTGCACGGCTGGCCGTTGAGCCGCGTCTCCAGACACGCGATGAGCGCGACCCGCAGCGCTTGCCGCCTTCGATGCTGGAACGCTTCAGCGCCTCCGATCATCCGAACGGGTACACACCATGA
- a CDS encoding alpha/beta fold hydrolase has translation MSNFVTVADGARIFYKDWGTGQPIVFAHGWPLSSDAWDPQMLFMGQNGFRVIAHDRRSHGRSSQTWDGNNMDTYADDLAAVIEALDLKDAILVGHSTGGGEVAHYIGRHGSKRVSKVVLVGAVPPLMLKTAANPAGTPLEVFDGIRKGTGGDRSQFFKDLATPFFGANRDSNTVTQGMRDSFWLQGMLGGVKGQYDCVHEFSEVDYTEDLKKIDVPALVVHGDDDQIVPFDASAKLSSQIIKDAELKVYPGAPHGLTLTHADQFNADLLAFARK, from the coding sequence ATGAGCAACTTCGTCACCGTCGCCGACGGCGCCCGCATCTTCTACAAGGACTGGGGTACCGGCCAGCCGATCGTGTTCGCCCACGGCTGGCCGCTGTCGTCCGATGCCTGGGACCCGCAGATGCTGTTCATGGGCCAGAACGGCTTCCGCGTGATCGCTCACGACCGTCGCAGCCATGGCCGCTCCAGCCAGACCTGGGACGGCAACAACATGGACACCTACGCAGATGACCTCGCCGCAGTCATCGAAGCACTGGACCTGAAGGACGCGATCCTGGTCGGCCATTCCACCGGCGGTGGCGAAGTGGCCCACTACATCGGCCGCCACGGCAGCAAGCGCGTGTCCAAGGTGGTGCTGGTCGGCGCCGTGCCGCCGCTGATGCTGAAGACCGCTGCCAACCCGGCCGGCACCCCGCTGGAGGTCTTCGACGGCATCCGCAAGGGCACTGGTGGCGACCGCTCGCAGTTCTTCAAGGACCTGGCCACGCCGTTCTTCGGCGCCAACCGCGACAGCAACACCGTTACCCAGGGCATGCGTGATTCGTTCTGGCTGCAGGGCATGCTCGGTGGCGTCAAGGGTCAGTACGATTGCGTGCACGAGTTCTCGGAAGTGGACTACACCGAGGACCTGAAGAAGATCGACGTGCCGGCGCTGGTCGTGCACGGTGATGACGACCAGATCGTGCCGTTCGATGCTTCGGCCAAACTGTCCTCGCAGATCATCAAGGACGCCGAGTTGAAGGTGTACCCCGGTGCCCCGCACGGCCTGACCCTCACCCACGCCGACCAGTTCAACGCCGACCTGCTGGCCTTTGCACGCAAATGA
- a CDS encoding type II secretion system F family protein → MGTGLLLGMLSIISVLLALAVWLWGTASSREQRQASLQHAEQQLARGSASSGAPAGPSVAAANDPARTAGGTRRVLPLDGLLQRAGLQTGWKLPIMLLVPGLALSVVAMLRLGTAWMLPLTLLLYLLGCWLWVMRRTSKLRAQLLHMLPDFLDNLVRLTALGNSLQAAFQVASMQTSAPLRGLLDTTVRYARSGMDLDRALALAAQPYRMDVLKVLSVVIGVSVRIGGRSDQILQRMGDFMRDLEQAQQELAATTSETRMSAWVLGLLPPACAVLMAIASPDFFQPVLHDPLGHKILLIALGLELVGGFLLYRLAKSL, encoded by the coding sequence ATGGGCACCGGCCTGCTGCTGGGCATGTTGAGCATCATCTCGGTGCTGCTGGCGCTGGCGGTCTGGCTGTGGGGTACGGCCAGCAGCCGCGAACAACGTCAGGCATCGCTGCAACATGCCGAGCAGCAACTCGCACGAGGAAGTGCAAGCAGTGGAGCACCCGCCGGGCCATCCGTCGCCGCTGCCAACGATCCGGCGCGAACGGCCGGCGGCACGCGCCGTGTGCTGCCACTGGATGGCCTGCTGCAGCGTGCGGGCCTGCAGACGGGCTGGAAGCTTCCGATCATGCTGCTGGTGCCTGGACTGGCGCTTTCGGTCGTGGCGATGCTGCGGCTCGGCACCGCATGGATGCTCCCGCTGACCTTGCTGCTGTACCTGCTGGGCTGCTGGCTGTGGGTGATGCGGCGCACTTCGAAACTGCGCGCCCAGCTGCTGCATATGCTTCCCGACTTCCTGGACAACCTGGTACGGCTGACCGCACTGGGCAACAGCCTGCAGGCCGCGTTCCAGGTCGCGTCGATGCAGACCAGCGCGCCGCTGCGCGGCCTGCTGGATACCACGGTGCGCTACGCGCGCAGCGGCATGGACCTGGACAGGGCGCTGGCGCTGGCCGCACAGCCTTACCGGATGGACGTACTGAAAGTTCTGTCAGTGGTGATCGGCGTCAGCGTACGCATCGGTGGCCGCTCCGACCAGATCCTGCAGCGCATGGGTGATTTCATGCGCGACCTGGAACAGGCCCAGCAGGAACTGGCCGCAACCACCTCCGAAACCCGCATGTCGGCCTGGGTCCTCGGCCTGCTGCCACCGGCCTGCGCGGTGCTGATGGCGATCGCCAGCCCGGACTTCTTCCAGCCGGTGCTGCATGACCCGCTCGGCCACAAGATCCTGCTGATTGCACTGGGCCTGGAGCTTGTCGGTGGCTTCCTGCTGTATCGCCTGGCCAAGTCGCTATGA
- a CDS encoding type II secretion system F family protein has protein sequence MSASAWFALSLLVLAAGVALLGIGGWVRSHREHRTSATLKTALQPREDARDGEAAPQRDSLGWLERFGRALSGGRLEAALLTNEDRLLLDLAGWNTRRGTAIYLGLRLLLAVLVLALVLTFSSVTGLARIMVIIGALAAGLLLPKFILSAWVKRRRRAVENELPLLIDLLRLLQGVGFSMDQSLQTLGDKLRDALPVLGGELQEANVAYTHGRTRAQSLRRLSEVYADDDLTSLMQLILQVHAHGGAVQEPLRQFSIRLREQRRNTLKEKVGKLSVKMTVVMMLTLLPALMLVLAGPALVALATTMSKMGSP, from the coding sequence ATGAGCGCCAGCGCGTGGTTCGCCCTCTCCCTGCTGGTGCTGGCCGCCGGTGTCGCCCTGCTCGGTATCGGCGGCTGGGTACGCAGTCATCGTGAGCACCGTACATCGGCCACGTTGAAGACCGCCCTGCAACCGCGGGAAGACGCCCGTGACGGCGAAGCGGCGCCGCAGCGCGACTCTCTGGGCTGGCTGGAGCGCTTCGGCCGGGCACTCAGCGGCGGTCGTCTGGAGGCCGCGTTGCTGACCAATGAAGACCGCCTGCTGCTGGACCTGGCCGGCTGGAACACCCGCCGCGGCACGGCCATCTACCTCGGCCTGCGCCTGCTGCTGGCCGTGCTGGTACTGGCACTGGTGCTGACATTCAGCAGCGTCACAGGGCTGGCCAGGATCATGGTGATCATCGGCGCGCTGGCTGCCGGCCTGTTGCTGCCCAAGTTCATCCTGTCCGCCTGGGTGAAGCGACGCAGGCGCGCCGTCGAGAACGAATTGCCCTTGCTGATCGATCTGCTGCGCCTGCTGCAGGGCGTGGGCTTCAGCATGGACCAGAGCCTGCAGACGCTGGGCGACAAGCTGCGCGATGCGCTGCCGGTACTCGGTGGCGAGCTGCAGGAGGCCAACGTCGCCTACACCCACGGCCGCACCCGCGCGCAGTCGCTGCGGCGCCTGAGCGAAGTCTATGCCGACGATGACCTGACCAGCCTGATGCAGTTGATCCTGCAGGTGCACGCCCACGGCGGCGCGGTGCAGGAACCGCTACGGCAGTTCAGCATCCGGCTGCGCGAACAGCGCCGTAACACCCTGAAGGAAAAGGTCGGCAAGCTATCGGTGAAGATGACCGTGGTGATGATGCTGACCCTGCTGCCAGCGCTGATGCTGGTCCTCGCCGGCCCTGCGCTGGTTGCGCTGGCCACCACCATGTCCAAGATGGGATCGCCCTGA